A region from the Leptospira venezuelensis genome encodes:
- a CDS encoding RNA polymerase sigma factor yields the protein MTEPELIRIIESSKETVLKSIRRHIMPGMASLIEDLVQDTYLRYYLKFKNKPSLEPQDANRWLYVAARNECRRAIRKWNREGIAYSKLQAEVKIFEKKEPQDLAAIEPDPDKRKWMESQINLLPSPYKETMILRLGGEKMESIAKKLDISEGTVKSRISRAKEWLSRFANSNRKGKEEK from the coding sequence ATGACGGAACCAGAATTAATCCGGATCATAGAATCCAGCAAGGAGACTGTCCTCAAGTCAATCCGTAGGCATATTATGCCAGGGATGGCTTCTTTAATTGAGGACCTGGTACAAGACACATATTTAAGATATTATCTTAAATTCAAAAACAAACCTTCATTAGAGCCTCAGGACGCAAATCGTTGGTTGTATGTCGCGGCCAGGAATGAATGCAGAAGAGCGATCCGAAAATGGAATCGAGAAGGTATAGCATATTCAAAACTACAGGCAGAGGTAAAAATTTTTGAAAAAAAAGAACCTCAAGATTTAGCCGCGATCGAGCCAGACCCGGATAAACGCAAATGGATGGAATCTCAAATTAATCTCTTGCCTTCTCCATATAAAGAAACTATGATACTTAGGTTGGGCGGTGAAAAAATGGAATCGATCGCCAAAAAATTGGATATCTCCGAAGGAACAGTCAAATCAAGGATCTCAAGAGCAAAAGAATGGTTGTCTAGATTTGCAAATTCGAATCGGAAAGGGAAAGAAGAGAAATGA
- a CDS encoding 6-carboxytetrahydropterin synthase, translated as MFFQETGKFYIRIEERFESSHYLYKYFPDGSDEPIHGHSFKVEVYLSGQKNIGEDGISFDFLTSKRKLKELVAELDHILINDHVDFKKTNPTSENMARWFYHGLKNSVSEAKGKVDRIVIHEGPENLAYYEPK; from the coding sequence ATGTTTTTTCAAGAAACCGGCAAATTCTATATTCGTATCGAGGAAAGGTTCGAATCTTCTCATTATCTCTATAAATACTTCCCTGATGGTTCGGATGAGCCTATCCACGGCCATTCCTTTAAGGTAGAAGTTTATCTTTCCGGTCAAAAGAATATTGGAGAAGACGGGATCAGTTTCGACTTTTTGACCTCTAAACGTAAGCTTAAAGAGTTAGTAGCTGAGTTAGACCATATTCTGATCAACGACCATGTTGATTTTAAGAAGACAAATCCGACTTCTGAAAATATGGCCCGCTGGTTTTACCATGGCTTAAAGAACAGTGTGTCTGAGGCAAAAGGTAAAGTAGATCGTATCGTGATTCACGAAGGTCCGGAAAACTTGGCTTACTATGAGCCGAAGTAA
- a CDS encoding acetoacetate--CoA ligase: MNQTLWTPSPELIQNSRLTEFQNFAEQKIGKKFLNYSELHSWSAEFPEKFWGLIWEFAPVIHSKTYYEVIRPGNTFREAQFFPGAKLNFAQNLLRKKDDTIALFYRGESGAEKSQTYSELYKKVGALSAYFRSEGVVPGDRIAGLMPNVPDTVLAMLAATSIGAVWTSCSPDFGVKGVLDRFGQIKPKILITTDRYEFKGKSLPLAAIVQEISSQLPDLKKILVSEYPSLGSKDQKSVTDGFPKNAISLEESYKSFLGQEPEFYQTSFNHPVYIMYSSGTTGLPKCMVQGSGVFLNHWKELALHTDLREGDGIFYYTTCGWMMWNWLVSSLSIGATVHLFDGNPFYPDPGVLFRFVSDRKVKVFGVGAKYILSLEKEKYRPNVDLSSVKAVLSTGSPLPGYGFDYVYESWKKDLRLSSISGGTDLNGCFALGNPNLPVHSGELQSLGLGMAVKIFDDSGKPVQGQKGELVCTKPFPSMPLEFWNDPDGIKYLGAYFDTYPNIWRHGDFAEILPNGGMVVYGRSDATLNPGGVRIGTADLYSLLETISEIADSVVIGQEWKDDVRVILFLKMSPGVSLDPIFESKIKKEIKEKVSPRHVPSKIIQVADIPYTRNMKKVEIAVKKTVQGEVVTNQDALINPESLEYYKNIPQLQTD; this comes from the coding sequence ATGAATCAAACCCTTTGGACTCCCAGTCCCGAACTCATTCAAAACTCAAGACTTACAGAATTCCAAAATTTTGCCGAACAAAAGATCGGTAAAAAATTCCTGAACTATTCAGAGTTACATTCCTGGTCTGCGGAATTCCCTGAAAAATTTTGGGGACTGATTTGGGAATTTGCTCCAGTTATCCATTCCAAAACTTACTATGAAGTCATTCGACCCGGGAATACTTTTAGAGAGGCTCAATTCTTTCCGGGAGCAAAACTGAACTTCGCCCAAAACTTACTTAGGAAAAAAGACGATACAATTGCTCTATTTTACAGAGGAGAAAGTGGAGCGGAGAAGAGTCAGACCTATTCTGAACTGTATAAAAAGGTCGGAGCACTCTCTGCCTATTTTAGATCGGAAGGTGTTGTGCCTGGAGATAGGATTGCGGGTCTCATGCCAAATGTCCCGGATACAGTCTTAGCGATGTTAGCCGCTACGAGTATAGGAGCTGTCTGGACATCTTGCTCTCCTGATTTTGGGGTCAAAGGAGTTTTAGATCGATTCGGCCAGATCAAACCTAAAATACTGATCACCACAGATCGATACGAATTTAAAGGTAAGTCACTTCCGCTTGCTGCGATTGTGCAAGAGATCTCTTCTCAACTTCCTGATCTGAAAAAGATTTTAGTTTCAGAATATCCTAGCTTGGGATCTAAAGATCAGAAAAGTGTAACGGACGGATTTCCGAAAAACGCTATTTCATTAGAAGAATCTTATAAATCTTTTTTGGGACAGGAACCTGAATTTTACCAAACATCTTTCAATCATCCTGTTTATATCATGTATTCTTCCGGAACAACTGGACTTCCTAAATGTATGGTCCAAGGCTCCGGAGTTTTCTTAAATCACTGGAAAGAACTTGCGCTACATACAGATCTGAGAGAAGGAGATGGGATCTTCTATTATACCACTTGCGGATGGATGATGTGGAATTGGCTAGTAAGTTCTCTTTCAATTGGAGCAACTGTACATCTATTCGATGGAAATCCATTTTATCCTGATCCTGGAGTGTTGTTCCGTTTTGTTTCAGATAGAAAGGTGAAAGTATTCGGAGTAGGAGCTAAATATATTCTTAGCTTAGAGAAGGAAAAATACAGGCCTAACGTCGATCTTTCTTCCGTGAAGGCAGTTCTTTCCACCGGATCTCCATTACCAGGATACGGATTCGATTATGTTTATGAATCTTGGAAGAAGGACCTAAGGCTTTCTTCTATTTCCGGAGGAACTGACCTGAATGGATGTTTTGCATTAGGAAATCCTAATTTACCTGTGCATTCCGGCGAATTACAATCTTTAGGGCTTGGAATGGCAGTCAAAATTTTTGATGACTCTGGAAAACCTGTCCAAGGACAAAAAGGAGAACTGGTCTGTACAAAACCATTTCCTTCAATGCCCTTAGAATTTTGGAATGATCCGGATGGGATAAAATATCTGGGCGCTTATTTTGATACGTATCCTAATATCTGGAGGCATGGTGACTTTGCGGAAATTCTTCCGAACGGTGGAATGGTAGTGTATGGAAGATCTGATGCAACCTTGAATCCAGGTGGAGTTCGTATCGGCACTGCTGATTTATATAGCTTACTTGAAACTATTTCTGAAATTGCAGATTCTGTCGTGATCGGCCAAGAATGGAAGGATGATGTAAGAGTGATCCTTTTCTTAAAGATGTCGCCAGGTGTATCCTTAGATCCCATATTTGAATCAAAGATAAAAAAAGAAATCAAAGAGAAGGTTTCTCCTCGTCATGTTCCATCTAAGATCATCCAAGTCGCGGATATCCCTTATACTCGAAATATGAAAAAAGTAGAGATAGCAGTTAAGAAGACTGTCCAAGGAGAAGTTGTCACAAATCAAGATGCATTGATCAATCCAGAATCATTAGAATATTATAAAAATATCCCTCAGTTACAAACTGATTGA
- a CDS encoding DUF1858 domain-containing protein has product MSEAVKPRFFKEMTVGEAIGLHPEAGLVFSSYHLGGCSHCSINELETIEQVCMGYGVEVDVLLDSLNNLLEDGE; this is encoded by the coding sequence ATGTCGGAAGCGGTCAAGCCAAGATTTTTTAAAGAAATGACAGTAGGCGAAGCGATCGGTCTTCATCCTGAAGCAGGATTGGTATTCTCAAGCTATCATTTGGGCGGATGCTCTCATTGTTCCATCAACGAACTTGAAACTATCGAGCAAGTTTGTATGGGCTATGGAGTAGAAGTAGATGTTCTACTTGATAGTTTGAACAATCTACTCGAGGACGGAGAGTAA